The Rhododendron vialii isolate Sample 1 chromosome 5a, ASM3025357v1 genome contains a region encoding:
- the LOC131326972 gene encoding protein kinase STUNTED: MPVEVAAAEGGGRRGRSVLVGIGIDGQSRELLDWALVKVADPGDHVVAIHVSRDLDSKKKPLLDGYLEVYEGLCTVKKVDLTGHVSKGSSIRKVLVREAKNRGAAAVVVGVYRENPLRTWTSVAKYCAKRLPPTTDVLAIHNGKIVFRRSSNNQPPGHEGDPRPSFVLSRNPALTDTRTEFGDSETSEIARHSLENFSALRKDKALSTSSFSFASEDFGEQRPGWPLLSTVSPLAEEASKMSVVKWVMRLPNRSPPQSPLSKEGGFSPMTPIETGSPFSPQSNCTTDTSELLENLEKLFLKNSSGCKWFSYDVMKTSTSEFSSDKLIGKGGCNCVYKGILPDGKPVAVKVLKSSKESSKDFTREVDVMTSLSHKNITPLIGLCVEDNALISVYDLLPKGNLEENLHGNSKEKSVLSWEVRCKVAVGIAEALNYLHNECSPPVIHRDVKSSNILLSDEFEPQLSDFGLAIWGPSDSSFLTDNDVVGTFGYLAPEYFMYGKVSDKIDVYSFGVVLLELLSGRKPISSESTKGQESLVMWAKPKLESGDLRSILDPNLDGNIDEVEIQRMALAVRFCLIRSARLRPKMRQILNILKGDKDVEEFVKSQFGDRRGTENEETTDDEVYPHSSAESHLTLALLDMEDTSPSFSSGEQSSGTSSEEYLKERWSRSSSLD; the protein is encoded by the exons ATGCCGGTTGAGGTGGCGGCTGCTGAGGGCGGcgggaggagggggaggagcgTGTTGGTCGGAATCGGGATCGACGGTCAGAGCAGAGAGTTACTCGACTGGGCCCTTGTCAAAGTAGCAGATCCAGGAGACCATGTAGTTGCAATTCATGTCTCAAGAGATTTAG attcaaaaaagaagcctttACTGGATGGGTATTTAGAAGTTTACGAAGGCCTATGCACTGTAAAAAAG GTAGATTTAACAGGTCACGTATCGAAAGGAAGCTCAATCCGAAAGGTTCTGGTGAGAGAGGCGAAAAACCGCGGCGCCGCGGCTGTGGTTGTGGGTGTGTACAGAGAAAACCCTCTCAG GACTTGGACTTCTGTTGCCAAGTACTGCGCAAAGCGCCTCCCTCCAACCACTGATGTCTTGGCTATCCACAATGGCAAAATTGTCTTCAGAAGATCTTCCAATAACCAACCACCAg GTCATGAAGGAGATCCCAGGCCGAGTTTTGTCCTCAGTCGGAATCCAGCACTGACAGATACCCGGACTGAATTCGGTGATTCCGAGACATCAGAGATTGCCAGACACAGCCTTGAAAATTTCAGCGCTCTTCGAAAAGACAAAGCACTTTCTACGAGTTCGTTTTCGTTTGCATCGGAGGATTTCGGGGAGCAGAGGCCTGGTTGGCCACTGCTCAGCACAGTGAGTCCTCTAGCAGAGGAAGCGAGCAAAATGTCGGTTGTGAAGTGGGTAATGCGATTACCTAACCGGTCTCCACCACAGAGTCCTCTATCCAAGGAAGGTGGTTTTAGTCCAATGACTCCAATCGAAACCGGAAGTCCTTTCTCACCACAGAGTAACTGCACTACAGATACAAGTGAGCTACTAGAGAATTTGGAGAAGCTCTTCCTAAAAAACTCATCCGGCTGCAAATGGTTTAGCTACGATGTCATGAAAACTTCTACTTCGGAATTCTCCTCAG ATAAGCTGATCGGTAAAGGAGGGTGTAACTGCGTGTATAAGGGGATTCTTCCGGATGGGAAGCCGGTGGCAGTCAAGGTTTTGAAGTCATCCAAAGAGTCATCGAAGGACTTTACTCGGGAAGTCGATGTTATGACCTCATTGAGTCATAAAAACATCACACCTTTGATTGGGTTATGTGTTGAAGATAATGCCCTGATCTCTGTTTATGATTTGTTGCCCAAAGGAAATCTAGAGGAGAACCTACACG GTAATAGCAAAGAAAAATCAGTATTGTCATGGGAAGTGAGATGCAAAGTAGCTGTTGGGATTGCCGAAGCCCTGAATTACCTTCACAATGAATGCTCTCCCCCAGTGATTCACAGAGATGTCAAGTCCTCAAATATCCTTCTTTCCGATGAGTTCGAACCACAG CTATCTGATTTCGGGTTAGCAATATGGGGGCCGTCAGATTCATCATTCCTTACAGACAATGATGTAGTAGGGACTTTTGGGTATCTTGCTCCCGAGTATTTTATGTATGGGAAAGTCAGTGACAAGATCGATGtctactcttttggtgtggttctccTTGAATTGTTATCAGGGAGGAAACCGATCAGTTCGGAGTCTACCAAAGGCCAAGAAAGCTTGGTCATGTGG GCAAAACCAAAGCTTGAGAGTGGAGATCTAAGAAGCATTCTGGATCCTAATCTTGATGGCAATATTGATGAGGTTGAAATTCAGAGAATGGCTCTTGCAGTTAGGTTCTGCCTCATAAGATCAGCTCGGCTTCGTCCTAAAATGAGACAG ATACTAAACATCTTAAAAGGGGACAAAGATGTAGAGGAATTTGTAAAATCCCAGTTTGGAGATCGAAGAGGTACAGAAAACGAGGAAACTACTGACGATGAAGTTTATCCCCATTCAAGCGCAGAGTCTCATTTGACCCTTGCGTTGCTTGACATGGAAGACACCTCCCCATCGTTCAGCAGTGGGGAGCAAAGCAGCGGAACTTCCTCAGAAGAATACTTGAAAGAAAGATGGAGCCGATCCTCAAGCTTAGATTAG
- the LOC131327160 gene encoding ubiquitin-conjugating enzyme E2-17 kDa-like codes for MASKRISKELKDLQRDPPTSCSAGPVAEDMFHWQATIIGPTDSPYANGVFLVTIHFPPDYPFKPPKVAFRTKVFHPNINSNGNICLDILKEQWSPALTISKVLLSICSLLTDPNPDDPLVPEIAHMCKADKVKYESTARSWTQKYAMG; via the exons ATGGCTTCAAAAAGAATCTCCAAGGAGCTTAAGGACTTGCAGAGAGACCCACCAACATCTTGCAGTGCAG GTCCTGTAGCAGAGGATATGTTCCATTGGCAAGCAACAATCATCGGTCCAACCGACAGCCCTTATGCCAACGGAGTATTCCTCGTGACTATCCATTTCCCACCTGATTATCCATTCAAACCTCCAAAG GTTGCGTTTAGGACCAAAGTTTTCCACCCCAATATAAACAGCAACGGGAACATTTGCTTGGACATACTCAAGGAACAGTGGAGCCCTGCTCTTACCATATCCAAG gttttACTCTCCATATGTTCACTTCTGACTGATCCAAACCCAGATGATCCACTTGTTCCAGAGATTGCTCACATGTGCAAAGCTGATAAAGTCAAGTATGAATCCACTGCTAGAAGCTGGACCCAGAAGTATGCCATGggctaa